The segment TCGACTCTACGACAGCGAAAACATCGACCTGATAAACCCTGTGCAGTCATGTATCCTTCGCTAGCAGCAGTTCAAAAAGACTGTGAGCTTTCTGACTTAGAAGCTCAACTACTCACTGCTTCAGAAGCCCCAATCGTTCTACTTCGTCGTAAAGCAAATATTAGCGTTCTTGAAAGGGTTGCACCGAATAATGCTTACCTTGGTGTTTTACTTCCATACACGCCGCTGCATCATTTGTTACTATCCGCGTTAAATTTTCCAATTGTTGCAACGAGTGGCAACTTATCGAATGAGCCGATTTGTATAGATGAGCGGGAAGCGATTCAGCGTTTATCAGGAATTGCAGATGCGTTTCTAGTTCACAATCGTCCCATTGTTCGTGCTGTTGATGATTCGATTGTGCGAGTGATTGCCGATCGCGAAATGATTCTGCGTCGATCGCGGGGGTATGCTCCGTTACCTATTGCGCTCTCCAAGCCTGTGCCAACCTGTTTAGCGGTTGGAGGACATCTTAAAAATACGATCGCACTGACAATTGATTCCAATCTCTTTGTCAGTCAACATATCGGAGATTTGGAAAATCAAGCTACCCTAAAAGCCTTCAAGCAAGCGATCGACACCTTTGAGCAACTTTATGAGGTTCATCCTGATCTCATTGCTTGTGATGACCATCCTGACTATCTTTCAACTCAGTACGCTCAGCACCGAAGCTCGAAATTTCCATCCAGTCAAATCTTTCCGGTTCAACATCATCATGCTCACATTGCTGCCTGTATGGCTGAGAACGGACTAGAGGAAACGGTGTTGGGCGTGGCGTGGGATGGCACAGGCTATGGACTCGATGGGACAATCTGGGGTGGAGAATTTTTCTTAGCGAATCTGACCGATTTTCAACGGGTAGGACACTTCAAACCTTTTAGACTACCGGGAGGTGAGAAAGCAATTCGAGAACCTCGCAGAGCCGCGATCGCAGTACTTTACGAACTGTGGGGAGAAGCCGCATTCGATCGAACAGATTTAACCCCTGTTCAAGCATTCAATGCCCAGGAGCGCGACATTCTACAAGCCATGCTCCAGAAGGAACTCAACACACCTTGGACTTCGAGCGCAGGACGGCTCTTTGATGCAATCTCAGCTTTACTTAACTTAGTGCAAATTTCAACGTTTGAAGGACAAGCAGCAATGGCGTTGGAATTCGCGTTAGAGCATATCTCAACGGATGAATTTTATCCGTCTGTCATTCATCAGGGCATTTTCGATTGGTCTACGATGGTTGAGGAAATCATTGCAGACATCGAACAAAAAACATCAGGTGCAATGGTTTCTGCAAAGTTTCATAACACAATGGTCGAAGTCATTCTTCAGTTTGCGCGACAATGGAAGCAAAAGCGCGTTGTCTTGTCTGGAGGATGTTTTCAAAATCGGTACTTCAGCGATCGCACGATTGCCCGTCTCCAAGCAGAAGGCTTCCAACCTTACTGGCATCGGCATATTCCACCCAACGATGGCGGCATTGCTGTTGGACAAGCAATCATTGCTGCATCCCAACTATTAAAGCGTGGCGGTTAAGTATGTGTTTAGCGATTCCAGGAAAAATTCTCAGCATTGAGGGTGATGATCCATTGTTGCGAACGGGTCGAGTTAGCTTTGGTGGAATTGTGAAAGAAGTAAACTTAGCCTTTGTGCCAGATGTCCAGATTGGAGACTATGTGATTGTTCATGCGGGTATTGCGATTAATCAACTCGATACTGCGGTTGCAACCCAATTTTTTGAACACTTAAATCAACTGCGTGACACTCCAGCAGAATTGCCATGAAATATATTGACGAATATCGAACCGCTGAGCTTGCTCAACGCTACACTCAAGCTATAGATCGCATCACGACGCGACCGTGGACAATCATGGAAATCTGCGGCGGACAAACTCACACCATTGTTAAATTTGGCATTGATCAACTGCTACCTCGATCGATCACGCTGATTCATGGTCCAGGATGTCCCGTTTGTGTCACATCTGCTGAATTAATTGATCAAGCTTGTGCGATCGCGGCACTTTCTGATGTCATTTTCTGCTCGTTTGGTGACATGCTCCGAGTTCCAGGGAGTCAATACGATTTACTCACGGTGAAAGCTTTGGGAGGAGATGTGCGAATGGTTTATTCGCCGCTGGATGCACTCAACCTTGCTCAAGCGAATCCCGATCGACAAGTTGTATTTTTTGCGGTTGGCTTTGAAACGACGGCTCCAGCAACCGCGATCGCAGTTCATCAAGCTAAGCAACAAAACATTCAGAATTTTTCACTGCTAGTCGCTCATGTCTTAGTTCCTCCCGCGCTCGAATTACTGCTCTCCTCGCCAGAACACAATATTGATGGACTGTTAGCCGCAGGGCATGTTTGTACAGTGATGGGGTACAAAGACTATGAGCCGATCGCTCAAAAGTATCATATTCCGATTGTCGTGACTGGATTCGAGCCTGCTGACATTTTGCAGGGTGTTTATCTCTGTGTTCAGCAATTAGAGGCAGGACAAACAAGGGTCGAAAATCAGTATGCTCGTGCAGTTCAGCGATCAGGTAATCAAATTGCACAACAACTGATGCGAGACGTGTTTACTGTCGTTCCTCGTGACTGGAGAGGAATTGGTACGATCGCTCAAAGCGGCTTAGGACTCCGAAATCAATATGCCGAATTTGATGCAAGTCTTCGATTTCAAGTCTCAGCACAGACATCTCAGTCAGAACAATCTGACTGTATCAGTGGTCTGATTTTGCAAGGAATTCGGAAACCGCAGGAATGTGCTGCCTTTGGAACACGCTGTACACCTGAACATCCTTTGGGCGCACCTATGGTTTCTTCCGAAGGAGCGTGTGCAGCTTACTATTACGCAAGGAGAATGCTATGAAAAATCACACTGAACTGAAGCAAATTGCCAGTCAAATTCTGTCTGGAATGCTGGCAAATCCGCATATTTATGCCACGGTTAGCGATGAAGAAGGGCGCGGACAACAAGAGCAAATTTTGATTCTTACTGCGATCGAGATGGCAGAAAAATTAATCGAAAAGGTAGAAGATCGTGAGTAGTCCTAATTCTCGATCGTGTCCTATGCCGATGCAAAAGTTTTCTCAAATTCTGCTCGCGCATGGCGGAGGAGGACAACTTACGCATCAATTAATTGAGCAATTGTTTATTCCGACCTTTGAAAATACTGCACTGTCTTGTCGCCATGATGGTGCAGTCTTAGATGTCCATCATGCTCAAATCGCATTTACAACAGATTCTTATGTCGTTCAGCCGCTCTGTTTTCCGGGTGGCAATATCGGGACATTAGCAGTCAATGGAACCGTCAATGACGTAGCAATGTGTGGCGCACGTCCGCTTTATCTGAGTGCTGGATTTATCTTAGAAGAAGGCTTCTCCATGCCTCTATTGCAAGACATCGTAGACTCAATGCAGCAAGCTGCTCAGACTGCCAAGGTTCAAATCGTGACCGGAGACACAAAAGTTGTCGATCGAGGTCGCGGGGATGGATTATTCATCAATACAGCCGGAATTGGAATCATTGAACATGCTTGCAAGATTGCGCCACAACAAATTCAAGTAGGGGATGTGGTCATCATCAATGGCGATATCGGTCGGCATGGCATAGCGATTATGGCAATGCGAGAAGGATTGAGATTCGAGAGTGCGATCGAGAGTGACTGTGCCGCTTTAATCGATCCAGTGTTCGCTTTACTTGATGCAGAAATTTCTGTGCATTGTTTGCGAGATTTAACCCGAGGAGGATTAGCTAGTGCCTTAATTGAGCTTTCTGAAGGAGCAGCCATGCAGATTCAACTCGATGAAGCTGCAATTCCTATCCGCGACGAAGTGCAAGGCGCATGTGAAATTTTAGGCTTAGATCCGCTATATGTGGCAAACGAAGGACGCTTTGTCGCTTTTGTTGCGCCCCAAGATGCTGAGCGCGCGATCGCGCTGCTAGAACAACATTCTCCTCATAATCCTCGGATTGTGGGGCATGTTATTCAATCAAATTCTTCCGCTGTGATTTTGAAAAACAAACTCGGAGTAGAACGCATGATCACACGACTGAGTGGAGAGCAGTTACCTAGAATTTGCTAAGTAGGGAGGTGAAATGAATTGGAAGATTGTCGCTCTAGTTGGCGTCCCGCCCTGAACTGGAAGTTCGGGCTAACTGTGCGAAGTGGGTTGAAACCCACTGAAGAGGGCGTTTTCATAGGCTGTTAGTCCCAGAGCGGACTTCGCACTGTTAGCCCCGAATTCATTCCGGGGCGGGTGAGTAACGTAGCGAGAGAACTTGCTGAGCTGATATTGAATTACGCCCATTTACTTAATGGATTTCAAAGAGAGAATTCAGCAGTCTGTCTTTGTCCCTTCACAACTTTCTCAAACTTATCCTCTACTCTCAAATCAGAACGGTCTTCTCTCTTTAGAACATTGTGAAGCCATTTATAAACTGTAGGAACAATATCATGACCCTTGGTGAATCTTCTTACATGATTTCACGCTCGATCACAGTTCAGGAACTCCTCGATCGCTATGCGGCAGGAGAACGTAATTTCAGTGATGTTGTTCTAGAACAGGCTGATCTCAGTGGTTTGTCTTTGGGTGGCATCAATTTGGGACGATCGCACCTGAAAGGCGCAAAATTAACTGATACCTCTTTGAGTGGAGCTAATTTGAATGAAGTCGATTTGAGTGGAGCCAATCTCGATCGTGCTAATTTATTTGGCGCATTTCTGAGTGGTGCTAATTTGAATAACGCAACGCTCAAAGCGACCAACTTGACCGATGCGGATTTAAGTGGAGCATCCTTAGTGGAAGCTGATTTGAGTGATGCGCTGTTACATGGAATTTGCCTTGCTGAGGCAAATTTACAGAGTGCCAAATTGACGGGAAGTAAAATGTGTGGGGCAAGGCTCTGGAAAGCAGATTTGCGAGGTGCAAATTTGTATGGTGCAGATTTGTGTGATGCGAATTTGTGTGAAGCAAATCTACAGGACGCAAACTTGAATGCAACTGATACGAGTGAAGCTTCACTGACCAGAACAGTCATGCCCCAGGGCGAAATTCATGAATAGCTATGTTGAAGAGTCCATCTGAAGCGGAGATTTTTAGGGAGCGTTCCACGACAAATTTGATGGGGAGATAGGGGGATAGAGTGAAGGGCTGAAATCGTAAATCATAGTTACCGCTCCCTGTCTCCCCACTCCGTGAAATTAATGGGTTTGACTACTAGGCTCTTTTTGTAATTCTTCAACAGCTTCCATCACATGAGTTGCATACATCAATGAGGGACCTCCACCCATAAAGACTGCAACTCCTAACATTTCCAGAATTTCTTCTTTTGTCGCTCCTGCTTGAAGCGTCGAATGAGTATGAAAAGCAATACAGTCATCGCAGTGAATTGCTACGGAAATGGCTAAGGCAATCAATTCTTTGGTTTTAGAATCCAGAGCACCAGCAGTGGAGGAAGCTTTACTGAGCGCATAGAAATTCTTCATCACATCCGGGATAGCTGTGGATAGTTTGCCTGTATAGCTCCGGATGTGTTTCATCTGGTCGGTGCAAGAATGCTTGGCGTTCGGGTTGTTTGTGTTCATGACAATTTTCCTAACGATCCAGTCTTTCTCCTTTCATCGTAAGAAGGAACCGAAGATAAAATCTAATCTCCTCAAAGAATTTAACGATCTCATCCTCACAAGTTCCTCATCATTGCCCAGTAACCTGACACTATCGTTCCTCATCATGCACGTGAGGTGAAACAATGGGCTGGAGTCCAATCGAGAAATCATTCAAAAATTGGCGAGTCAAACCTAATTTACAAAACTATGAAGAAACGCGCCGTATATTTTCTTGGGCAGAAATCGACGCTGAACTCAAAGCAACCATTGAGGGATTGAATATTGCCGATATTGCAGTCGATCGTCATGCCAAAAGCGATCGAGCCGATCACATTGCCCTGCGCTTTCTAAGAAAGAACTGGGATGTTCAAGATTTTACTTATCGCGATCTCGCTCTACAAACCAATCAATTCGCGAATGTTCTCAAAACTCTAGGAGTTGGGAAAGGCGATCGCGTCTTTGCTCTCACAGGACGGATTCCATCTCTCTATATTGCTGCTCTTGGTACATTGAAAAATGGCAGTGTGATTTGTCCACTTTTCTCTGCTTTTGGTCCAGAACCGATTTATCAACGCATGAACCGAGGAGATGCCAAAGTCTTAGTGACAACTACCGCACTCTACCAACAGAAAGTCGTGGCATTGCGCGATCGATTGCCGAAATTACAGCACATTCTTTTAGCAGATAGTGCAGATCATTTAGAAGACGGAATTTGGTCGCTGCCCAAACTGATGCAAGCGGCTACTTCTGAGTTTGAGATCGTAAGCACTCAACCAGAAGATATGGCATTGCTGCACTTCACGAGTGGCACAACTGGAATGCCCAAGGGGGCGATTCATGTTCACAAAGCCGTTTATGCTCATTACATGACGGCAAAATATGTGCTCGATTTGCATCCTGATGATATTTTTTGGTGTACGGCTGATCCAGGTTGGGTGACTGGAACGTCCTACGGGATCATTGCACCGCTGACTCATGGCGTGACGAGTATCATTGATGAAGCAGAGTTTGATGCCGATCGCTGGTATCGCATTCTCGAAACTCAAAAAGTAACCGTCTGGTACACCGCTCCGACGGCGATTCGGCGATTGATGCGCCTCGATATTGACCCGAAAGCCGAATATGATTTGAGCCATCTGCGACTCGTGCATAGTGTGGGAGAACCGCTGAATCCCGAAGCAGTCGTTTGGGGTCAGGAGAAGCTAGGCTTACCGATTCACGATAACTGGTGGCAAACCGAAACAGGTGGCATCATGATTGCTAACTATGCCACGATGCAGATTCGTCCAGGTTCGATGGGTCGTCCTATTCCTGGGGTAGAAGCCGCGATCGTTCGACGGCATGAAGACGGCACGATCGAACAAATTGACCAACCGGGCATTGATGGAGACTTAGCTCTAAAACCCGATTTTCCTTCGATCTTTCGCGGCTATCTGCATGATGAAGAACGCTACCGCAAATGTTTTGTTGGAGATTGGTACATCACAGGCGACTTAGC is part of the Leptolyngbya boryana PCC 6306 genome and harbors:
- a CDS encoding HypC/HybG/HupF family hydrogenase formation chaperone, yielding MCLAIPGKILSIEGDDPLLRTGRVSFGGIVKEVNLAFVPDVQIGDYVIVHAGIAINQLDTAVATQFFEHLNQLRDTPAELP
- the acsA gene encoding acetate--CoA ligase is translated as MGWSPIEKSFKNWRVKPNLQNYEETRRIFSWAEIDAELKATIEGLNIADIAVDRHAKSDRADHIALRFLRKNWDVQDFTYRDLALQTNQFANVLKTLGVGKGDRVFALTGRIPSLYIAALGTLKNGSVICPLFSAFGPEPIYQRMNRGDAKVLVTTTALYQQKVVALRDRLPKLQHILLADSADHLEDGIWSLPKLMQAATSEFEIVSTQPEDMALLHFTSGTTGMPKGAIHVHKAVYAHYMTAKYVLDLHPDDIFWCTADPGWVTGTSYGIIAPLTHGVTSIIDEAEFDADRWYRILETQKVTVWYTAPTAIRRLMRLDIDPKAEYDLSHLRLVHSVGEPLNPEAVVWGQEKLGLPIHDNWWQTETGGIMIANYATMQIRPGSMGRPIPGVEAAIVRRHEDGTIEQIDQPGIDGDLALKPDFPSIFRGYLHDEERYRKCFVGDWYITGDLAMRDRDGYFWFMGREDDIIKTSGHMVSPFEVESALMEHPAVAEAGVIGKPNPMIGELVKAFVALKPGREPSEALKLELLGFARQKLGAAVAPKELEFQESLPKTRSGKIMRRLLKARELGLPEGDLSTLETN
- the hypD gene encoding hydrogenase formation protein HypD, whose product is MKYIDEYRTAELAQRYTQAIDRITTRPWTIMEICGGQTHTIVKFGIDQLLPRSITLIHGPGCPVCVTSAELIDQACAIAALSDVIFCSFGDMLRVPGSQYDLLTVKALGGDVRMVYSPLDALNLAQANPDRQVVFFAVGFETTAPATAIAVHQAKQQNIQNFSLLVAHVLVPPALELLLSSPEHNIDGLLAAGHVCTVMGYKDYEPIAQKYHIPIVVTGFEPADILQGVYLCVQQLEAGQTRVENQYARAVQRSGNQIAQQLMRDVFTVVPRDWRGIGTIAQSGLGLRNQYAEFDASLRFQVSAQTSQSEQSDCISGLILQGIRKPQECAAFGTRCTPEHPLGAPMVSSEGACAAYYYARRML
- a CDS encoding pentapeptide repeat-containing protein — its product is MTLGESSYMISRSITVQELLDRYAAGERNFSDVVLEQADLSGLSLGGINLGRSHLKGAKLTDTSLSGANLNEVDLSGANLDRANLFGAFLSGANLNNATLKATNLTDADLSGASLVEADLSDALLHGICLAEANLQSAKLTGSKMCGARLWKADLRGANLYGADLCDANLCEANLQDANLNATDTSEASLTRTVMPQGEIHE
- the hypE gene encoding hydrogenase expression/formation protein HypE; this encodes MSSPNSRSCPMPMQKFSQILLAHGGGGQLTHQLIEQLFIPTFENTALSCRHDGAVLDVHHAQIAFTTDSYVVQPLCFPGGNIGTLAVNGTVNDVAMCGARPLYLSAGFILEEGFSMPLLQDIVDSMQQAAQTAKVQIVTGDTKVVDRGRGDGLFINTAGIGIIEHACKIAPQQIQVGDVVIINGDIGRHGIAIMAMREGLRFESAIESDCAALIDPVFALLDAEISVHCLRDLTRGGLASALIELSEGAAMQIQLDEAAIPIRDEVQGACEILGLDPLYVANEGRFVAFVAPQDAERAIALLEQHSPHNPRIVGHVIQSNSSAVILKNKLGVERMITRLSGEQLPRIC
- the hypF gene encoding carbamoyltransferase HypF; translation: MNDKNDLERLRIQIRGAVQGVGFRPFVYRLATNLGMVGWIKNSAEGVWIEIEGTRSQLDLFLLKLEQEKPVHSLIQQLQASSLVPLDESDFEIYPSVSGEKTTIVLPDLATCSDCIRELFDPNNPRYRYPFINCTHCGPRFSIINALPYDRPNTSMNAFQMCDRCRTEYENPLDRRFHAQPIACPECGPRLEWWDHHGKRLASDEAALQAAIQAIQNGQIIAVKGLGGFHFMVDARNSDAISTLRQRKHRPDKPCAVMYPSLAAVQKDCELSDLEAQLLTASEAPIVLLRRKANISVLERVAPNNAYLGVLLPYTPLHHLLLSALNFPIVATSGNLSNEPICIDEREAIQRLSGIADAFLVHNRPIVRAVDDSIVRVIADREMILRRSRGYAPLPIALSKPVPTCLAVGGHLKNTIALTIDSNLFVSQHIGDLENQATLKAFKQAIDTFEQLYEVHPDLIACDDHPDYLSTQYAQHRSSKFPSSQIFPVQHHHAHIAACMAENGLEETVLGVAWDGTGYGLDGTIWGGEFFLANLTDFQRVGHFKPFRLPGGEKAIREPRRAAIAVLYELWGEAAFDRTDLTPVQAFNAQERDILQAMLQKELNTPWTSSAGRLFDAISALLNLVQISTFEGQAAMALEFALEHISTDEFYPSVIHQGIFDWSTMVEEIIADIEQKTSGAMVSAKFHNTMVEVILQFARQWKQKRVVLSGGCFQNRYFSDRTIARLQAEGFQPYWHRHIPPNDGGIAVGQAIIAASQLLKRGG
- a CDS encoding carboxymuconolactone decarboxylase family protein, producing MNTNNPNAKHSCTDQMKHIRSYTGKLSTAIPDVMKNFYALSKASSTAGALDSKTKELIALAISVAIHCDDCIAFHTHSTLQAGATKEEILEMLGVAVFMGGGPSLMYATHVMEAVEELQKEPSSQTH